The Vicinamibacterales bacterium genome contains a region encoding:
- a CDS encoding alpha-L-fucosidase, which produces MKKTLLSGCISCLLVITGAAQSTTAPRPYDAAREKRLEWFREAKYGMFIHWGLYAIPAGQWKDGRRSLGIGEWIQHRLRIPVREYEPLTKEFNPTRYNPDEWVQLAQDAGMKYIVITSKHHDGFALFKSAVSRYNVVDATPYGRDILKQLADACAKRGMRLGFYYSQSQDWHEKDAAGNTWDYGPDTDANGKELKNYDAYLRGKAEPQVRELLTNYGPVALIWFDTPRFMQGERGKRFTDLVRSLQPNTLIDGRLGVEGDYRSTGDNVIPPEASSEAWETPATINHTWGFRKDDTDWKRPGEIAFKLVDIVSKGGNYLLNVGPTAEGNIPQASQDNLRTVGRWLKLNGEAVYGAGMSPFGEEFGEWTSRDAKDVRGQKLFLANNEWRVTTKPGKLFFTFFAEPRAPFEIPAMKNKLLRAYRLADKAPMELKVEKSGRTSFTLERPMLDPMATVVVVEFEGSKVEK; this is translated from the coding sequence ATGAAAAAGACTCTCCTCTCAGGCTGCATCTCGTGTCTGCTCGTCATCACCGGCGCCGCGCAGTCCACCACGGCGCCGAGGCCGTACGACGCGGCGCGCGAGAAGCGCCTCGAATGGTTCCGCGAGGCCAAGTACGGCATGTTCATCCATTGGGGCTTGTACGCCATTCCGGCGGGTCAATGGAAGGACGGCCGCCGCTCGCTGGGCATCGGGGAGTGGATTCAGCATCGCCTCAGGATTCCGGTGCGCGAGTACGAGCCACTGACGAAGGAGTTCAATCCCACCAGGTACAACCCCGACGAGTGGGTGCAGCTCGCGCAGGACGCGGGGATGAAGTACATCGTCATCACCTCGAAACATCACGACGGGTTCGCGCTGTTCAAGTCGGCGGTCAGCCGCTACAACGTGGTCGACGCGACGCCGTACGGCCGCGACATCCTCAAGCAGCTCGCCGACGCGTGCGCGAAGCGCGGCATGCGGCTCGGGTTCTACTACTCGCAGTCGCAGGATTGGCACGAGAAGGACGCCGCCGGCAACACCTGGGACTACGGTCCGGACACCGACGCGAACGGCAAGGAGCTGAAGAACTACGACGCCTACCTCCGCGGCAAGGCGGAACCGCAGGTCAGGGAGCTGCTGACCAACTATGGTCCGGTCGCGTTGATCTGGTTCGACACGCCGCGCTTCATGCAGGGGGAGCGCGGCAAGCGGTTCACCGATCTCGTGCGATCGCTCCAGCCGAATACGCTGATCGACGGGCGCCTCGGCGTCGAGGGGGACTACCGATCCACCGGGGACAACGTGATCCCCCCGGAGGCGTCGTCCGAGGCGTGGGAGACGCCGGCAACGATCAACCACACGTGGGGGTTCCGCAAGGACGACACCGACTGGAAGCGGCCGGGAGAGATCGCGTTCAAGCTCGTGGATATCGTCAGCAAGGGGGGCAACTATCTGCTCAACGTCGGCCCGACGGCCGAGGGCAACATTCCCCAGGCGAGCCAGGACAACCTGCGGACCGTCGGCCGGTGGCTGAAGCTCAATGGCGAGGCCGTCTACGGCGCCGGCATGAGCCCCTTTGGCGAGGAATTCGGCGAGTGGACCTCCAGGGACGCGAAAGACGTCCGCGGGCAGAAGCTGTTCCTCGCCAACAACGAGTGGCGGGTGACGACCAAGCCAGGAAAGCTCTTCTTTACCTTTTTCGCCGAGCCGCGGGCGCCCTTTGAAATTCCGGCGATGAAGAATAAGCTGCTTCGCGCCTACCGGCTCGCCGACAAGGCGCCGATGGAGCTGAAGGTCGAGAAGAGCGGACGGACGTCGTTCACGCTGGAGCGGCCGATGCTGGATCCGATGGCGACGGTCGTGGTCGTGGAGTTCGAAGGCAGCAAAGTTGAAAAGTAG
- a CDS encoding carboxypeptidase regulatory-like domain-containing protein, translated as MRVYRTAAGLLAAVLLMAAGAAAQSVTGEIRGTVRDSSGGVLPGVTVTVTNTGTGLTRTDTTSDTGTYVFPSLPIGTYTVSAELQGFRKAERAGFALVADGRITADFSLGVGSVTETITVEAVRGDTVNRTSGEVQRVVDGETVRSLALSGRNYLELATLIPGAITTDDDQMAVTTGLGTGGVIINGNRGNSNNLTVDGGFNLDSGSNSSMINNVGIDFIEQVAIQTSNFAADKGRNAGASINVVTRSGTNQIKGSVFETYRNDRFHAANHFAPRDASGKRIKAKEDFNDYGGGIGGPLVRNKLFFFGGVEFKSLDRQESPLLRTLPSRAELNGDFSARSVVIRDPLTGQQFQGNVIPANRITPDGRAIAKVYERMIGLAATYTDAPTANNTVFQLDFPFDWRQDLARIDYRRSQAHSFYLRYLHDKYDLIEPRGTFIGSAMPTIPTNRVRPGYGIQLAHTWIVRENLFNDFKATSSWNGQRIPPAGDNWKRETYGFQFPQVYNRGRYDAEGIPRISFSGTGAPAQIVGPSQSLLSPTTDITFTNALTWIKSAHTLRSGVIITRNRKDQNGRNQHTGDVSFNPTGNPNTTGFAFADALLGNFRSYSEGGDDPLGFFRFTQYGGYVSDTWRVRNDLSLEMGLRYEYQQPIYTQGNNITNFDPALYNPAHAMVLNPNGSVASLGVNRYTGLVTAGNGIPEDQKNRVTLDPVAAALIPGGAPRGLYKSYHLIMPRFSGAYTLRQDWVVRGGVGLFYDKPEGNVIFSQVNLPPFVPSINVENGNLANPLAGAAAAASVLGNITALQPDMKVPRQLQYSVGVQRELPAGHFAEITYVGNKGRHLLWQPNINVPTFEVELANQLLPSTQRANTNYLRPYSGYSDITQRRSDAFSDYNSLQLYLNKRRGRQLTYSVSYTLGKVTGLGSGNGDSPLDDEGWRPTDNVDFSYFVGPTSFDRRHSLLVIPTYTPAFMRDRRDVLGQILGGWEISGKIRWQSGQYLTPTGNTLIGVRRADVVPGQDIDLDDRSEAKWFNTAAFVAAPVDRRGTARVGMIQGPHWRQADVSLRKRFRIARSKSLEVRADVFNVLNTVNLGNPNTQTDSNNYGRITSARIPRQSQFSLRFQF; from the coding sequence ATGAGGGTGTATCGAACGGCCGCCGGCCTGCTCGCGGCGGTCCTCTTGATGGCGGCGGGCGCCGCCGCGCAAAGCGTCACGGGTGAAATCCGCGGCACCGTCCGCGACAGCTCCGGCGGCGTGCTGCCGGGCGTCACCGTGACCGTGACGAATACCGGGACGGGGCTGACCCGGACCGACACCACCAGCGATACGGGCACCTACGTGTTCCCGAGCCTGCCGATCGGCACCTATACGGTGAGCGCGGAGCTCCAGGGCTTCCGCAAGGCGGAGCGCGCCGGGTTCGCGCTCGTCGCCGACGGGCGCATCACCGCCGACTTTTCGCTCGGCGTCGGGTCGGTCACCGAAACGATCACCGTCGAAGCGGTGCGCGGCGACACCGTGAACCGCACGTCCGGCGAGGTCCAGCGCGTGGTCGACGGGGAGACGGTCCGCTCGCTGGCCTTGTCGGGGCGCAACTACCTCGAGCTGGCGACGCTGATCCCCGGCGCGATCACGACCGACGACGACCAGATGGCGGTGACCACGGGGCTCGGCACCGGCGGCGTGATCATCAACGGCAACCGCGGCAACAGCAACAACCTGACCGTCGACGGCGGCTTCAATCTCGACTCCGGCTCGAACTCGAGCATGATCAACAACGTCGGGATCGACTTCATCGAGCAGGTCGCGATCCAGACCTCGAATTTCGCCGCCGACAAGGGGCGCAACGCCGGCGCGTCGATCAACGTCGTGACCCGGAGCGGAACCAACCAGATCAAAGGCAGCGTGTTCGAAACCTACCGCAACGACCGCTTCCACGCGGCGAACCACTTCGCGCCGAGAGACGCGAGCGGCAAGCGGATCAAGGCGAAGGAAGACTTCAACGACTATGGCGGCGGGATCGGCGGGCCGCTGGTCAGGAACAAGCTGTTCTTCTTCGGCGGCGTCGAGTTCAAGTCGCTCGACCGACAGGAGTCGCCGCTGCTGCGGACGCTTCCGAGCCGCGCCGAGTTGAACGGCGACTTCTCGGCCCGCAGCGTCGTCATCCGCGATCCGCTCACCGGCCAGCAGTTCCAGGGCAACGTCATACCTGCGAACCGCATCACGCCCGACGGCCGGGCGATCGCGAAGGTGTACGAGCGGATGATCGGTCTCGCGGCGACCTACACGGACGCGCCGACCGCCAACAACACCGTCTTCCAGCTCGACTTCCCGTTCGACTGGCGGCAGGATCTGGCGCGCATCGACTACCGCCGCAGTCAGGCGCATTCGTTCTATCTGCGCTACCTGCACGACAAGTACGATCTGATCGAACCCCGCGGCACGTTCATCGGATCGGCGATGCCGACCATCCCGACCAACCGCGTGCGTCCCGGCTACGGCATCCAGCTCGCGCATACGTGGATCGTGCGCGAGAACCTGTTCAACGACTTCAAGGCCACCTCATCGTGGAACGGGCAGCGCATTCCGCCGGCCGGCGACAACTGGAAGCGCGAGACCTACGGGTTCCAGTTCCCGCAGGTCTACAACCGCGGCCGCTATGACGCCGAGGGCATCCCGCGCATTTCGTTCTCGGGCACCGGCGCCCCGGCGCAGATCGTCGGCCCCTCGCAGTCGCTGCTGTCGCCGACGACGGACATCACGTTCACGAACGCGCTCACCTGGATCAAGAGCGCCCACACGCTGCGCTCGGGGGTGATCATCACCCGCAACCGGAAAGATCAGAACGGCCGCAACCAGCATACGGGCGACGTCAGCTTCAACCCGACGGGGAACCCCAACACGACCGGGTTCGCGTTCGCCGACGCGCTGCTCGGCAACTTCCGGTCGTACTCCGAAGGCGGGGACGACCCGCTCGGGTTCTTCCGCTTCACCCAGTACGGCGGCTACGTGTCGGATACCTGGCGCGTGCGCAACGATCTCAGCCTCGAGATGGGACTGCGTTACGAGTACCAGCAGCCGATCTACACCCAGGGGAACAACATCACCAACTTCGATCCTGCTCTGTACAATCCCGCGCACGCGATGGTGCTCAACCCCAACGGCTCGGTCGCGTCGCTCGGCGTGAACCGCTATACCGGCCTGGTGACCGCGGGGAACGGGATTCCCGAGGATCAGAAGAACCGGGTGACGCTCGATCCGGTGGCGGCGGCCTTGATCCCCGGCGGCGCGCCGCGCGGGCTCTACAAGTCGTATCACCTGATCATGCCGCGCTTCAGCGGCGCCTACACGCTGCGCCAGGACTGGGTGGTTCGCGGCGGCGTCGGCCTGTTCTACGACAAGCCGGAGGGCAACGTCATCTTCTCGCAGGTGAACCTGCCGCCGTTCGTGCCGAGCATCAACGTCGAGAACGGCAATCTCGCCAACCCGCTGGCCGGCGCGGCCGCGGCGGCGTCGGTGCTTGGCAACATCACCGCGCTCCAGCCGGACATGAAGGTGCCGCGGCAACTGCAGTACAGCGTCGGGGTTCAGCGCGAGCTGCCGGCGGGGCACTTCGCCGAGATCACCTACGTCGGCAACAAGGGCCGTCATCTGCTCTGGCAGCCGAACATCAACGTCCCGACCTTCGAGGTGGAGCTCGCGAATCAGCTGCTGCCCTCGACACAGCGCGCCAACACCAACTACCTGCGCCCGTACAGCGGCTACTCCGACATCACGCAGCGCCGCAGCGATGCGTTCTCCGATTACAACAGCCTGCAGCTGTATCTGAACAAGCGGCGCGGCCGCCAGCTCACCTACTCCGTCAGCTACACCTTGGGGAAAGTCACCGGCCTCGGCAGCGGCAACGGCGACAGCCCGCTCGACGACGAAGGCTGGCGGCCGACCGACAACGTCGACTTCTCGTACTTCGTCGGACCGACCTCGTTCGATCGGCGCCACTCGCTGCTCGTCATCCCGACCTACACGCCGGCGTTCATGCGCGACCGGCGGGACGTGCTGGGACAGATCCTCGGTGGCTGGGAGATCAGCGGCAAGATCCGCTGGCAGTCCGGCCAGTACCTGACGCCCACCGGCAACACGCTGATCGGCGTGCGCCGCGCGGACGTCGTTCCCGGGCAGGACATCGATCTCGACGATCGCAGCGAAGCGAAGTGGTTCAACACCGCCGCGTTCGTCGCCGCGCCGGTCGATCGCCGCGGCACCGCCAGGGTCGGCATGATCCAGGGCCCGCACTGGCGGCAGGCGGACGTCTCGCTGCGGAAGCGGTTCCGCATCGCCAGGAGCAAGAGCCTCGAGGTGCGCGCGGACGTGTTCAACGTGCTGAACACGGTGAACCTCGGCAATCCGAACACGCAGACGGACAGCAATAACTACGGACGGATTACGAGCGCCCGGATCCCCCGGCAATCGCAGTTCAGTCTGCGGTTCCAGTTCTAG
- a CDS encoding L-fuconate dehydratase codes for MKIRDLEILDLRFPTSLTSDGTDAVHKDPDYSAAYVILRTDDALEGHGFTFTIGRGNEVCAEAIRAFAPLVIGRDLDEIASDHAAFWRALAGDSQLRWLGPEKGVIHISMAAIVNAVWDLQAKRAGKPVWKLLADMAPREIVRCIDFHYITDALTPDEAVAILERQAPTAADRETILLRRGYPAYTTSAGWMGYSDEKVRRLCREAIADGFTHFKVKVGADPADDARRVGLVREEIGPDRQLMIDANQRWDVGEAIRNVQALARFGLLWIEEPTSPDDVLGHAAIARGVAPIGVATGEHCANRVLFKQLLQAGAISFCQIDSCRLGGVNENLAVILMAAKFGVPVCPHAGGVGLCELVQHLSMWDYLAVSGRMDDRVAEFVDHLHEHFEAPVVMRRGRYMPPQTPGYSSTIRRESRDAYRYPDGPVWTDLARRASPGAP; via the coding sequence ATGAAGATCCGCGATCTCGAGATCCTCGACCTGCGGTTCCCCACGTCGCTGACCAGCGACGGCACCGACGCGGTGCACAAGGACCCGGACTACTCTGCCGCCTACGTCATCCTCCGCACCGACGACGCGCTGGAGGGGCACGGGTTCACCTTCACGATCGGCCGCGGCAACGAGGTGTGCGCCGAGGCGATCCGCGCGTTCGCGCCGCTCGTGATCGGGCGCGATCTCGACGAGATCGCCTCCGACCACGCGGCGTTCTGGCGGGCGCTGGCCGGCGACTCGCAGCTGCGGTGGCTGGGGCCGGAGAAAGGCGTCATCCACATCTCGATGGCGGCGATCGTCAACGCCGTCTGGGACCTCCAGGCCAAGCGCGCCGGGAAGCCGGTGTGGAAGCTGCTCGCCGACATGGCGCCGCGCGAGATCGTCCGCTGCATCGACTTTCACTACATCACCGATGCGCTCACCCCCGACGAAGCGGTGGCGATTCTCGAACGCCAGGCGCCGACCGCCGCCGATCGCGAGACGATTCTGCTCCGCCGCGGCTATCCCGCCTACACGACGTCGGCGGGGTGGATGGGCTACAGCGACGAGAAGGTGCGGCGGCTCTGCCGCGAAGCGATCGCCGACGGCTTCACGCACTTCAAGGTCAAGGTGGGCGCCGATCCGGCCGACGACGCCCGCCGCGTCGGGCTCGTCCGCGAGGAAATCGGTCCGGACCGGCAGTTGATGATCGACGCCAACCAGCGCTGGGACGTCGGCGAGGCGATTCGCAACGTGCAGGCGCTGGCGCGGTTCGGCCTGCTGTGGATCGAAGAGCCGACGAGCCCCGACGACGTGCTGGGGCACGCGGCGATTGCCAGGGGGGTGGCGCCGATCGGTGTCGCCACCGGCGAGCACTGCGCCAACCGCGTGCTGTTCAAGCAGCTGCTGCAGGCCGGCGCGATCTCCTTCTGCCAGATCGACAGTTGCCGCCTGGGAGGCGTGAACGAGAACCTGGCGGTGATCCTGATGGCGGCGAAGTTCGGCGTCCCCGTCTGTCCGCACGCCGGCGGCGTCGGGCTGTGCGAGCTCGTGCAGCACCTCTCGATGTGGGACTATCTGGCGGTGTCGGGCCGGATGGACGATCGCGTGGCGGAGTTCGTCGATCACCTGCACGAGCACTTCGAGGCGCCGGTGGTGATGCGGCGCGGCCGCTACATGCCGCCGCAGACGCCCGGCTACAGCAGCACGATCCGCCGCGAGTCGCGGGACGCGTACCGGTATCCCGATGGTCCGGTGTGGACGGACCTCGCGCGCCGCGCCTCACCGGGAGCGCCATGA
- a CDS encoding ABC transporter permease — MTARSMIDRMGTLIGLILVAIVFGLLIGSQFFAPGNIELMARQAAIVCMAALGMTVVIATGGIDLSVGSMIALATVAIALMLRADYPPAAAALGGVAAAAICGLVNGIVITQLRVVPFIVTLGTMLVVRGAAKGLAEERRIEAPTSWLNDLLRSQSSAVLPGGIWAVIVLALIVAAVLRYTRFGRHVFAIGSNERMARLCGVAIGRTKILVYTLSAALAGMAGLLQFSKLSVGDPTVAIGLELDVIAAVIIGGGSLTGGRGTVLGTIIGAAIMTIIQIGCSQKGLPNWVQQIVTGGIIVVAVALDRVRSTRDVTPS, encoded by the coding sequence ATGACGGCGCGGTCGATGATCGATCGGATGGGGACGCTCATCGGCCTCATCCTCGTGGCGATCGTGTTCGGGCTGCTCATCGGCAGCCAGTTCTTCGCCCCCGGCAACATCGAGCTGATGGCGCGTCAGGCGGCGATCGTCTGCATGGCGGCGCTGGGCATGACGGTCGTGATCGCGACCGGCGGCATCGATCTCTCGGTCGGCTCGATGATCGCGCTCGCCACCGTCGCCATCGCGCTGATGCTGCGCGCCGACTACCCGCCCGCCGCCGCGGCGCTGGGCGGCGTCGCCGCCGCCGCGATCTGCGGCCTGGTGAACGGCATCGTCATCACGCAGCTCCGCGTCGTCCCGTTCATCGTCACGCTGGGGACGATGCTGGTGGTGCGCGGCGCGGCGAAAGGGCTGGCGGAGGAACGGCGGATCGAGGCGCCGACGTCGTGGCTGAACGATCTGCTGCGGAGCCAGAGCAGCGCGGTGCTGCCCGGCGGGATCTGGGCGGTGATCGTGCTGGCGCTGATCGTTGCCGCGGTGCTGCGCTACACGCGGTTCGGACGCCACGTGTTCGCGATCGGCTCCAACGAGCGGATGGCGCGGCTCTGCGGCGTCGCGATCGGGCGCACCAAGATCCTGGTCTACACCTTGTCGGCGGCGCTGGCCGGGATGGCCGGGCTGCTGCAGTTCTCCAAGCTGTCCGTCGGCGACCCCACGGTCGCCATCGGACTCGAGCTGGACGTCATCGCCGCCGTCATCATCGGCGGCGGCAGTCTCACCGGCGGGCGCGGGACCGTGCTCGGCACCATCATCGGCGCCGCAATCATGACGATCATCCAGATCGGCTGCTCGCAGAAGGGGCTGCCGAACTGGGTGCAGCAGATCGTCACCGGCGGCATCATCGTCGTCGCCGTCGCGCTCGACCGGGTGCGATCGACGAGGGACGTCACACCGTCATGA
- a CDS encoding sugar ABC transporter ATP-binding protein has product MTVPALRERTESAGFVMRGIRKAFGATLALDGVDFSVAPGEICGLVGQNGAGKSTLMAILSGALQPDGGTMTIEGRAYAPKSPIEARRAGVAMIYQELSLAPHLSVMENMLLGVEPTRYGLIDRTRMRAMAREALAQLGHEDIPPDATVSSLSVAAQQLVEIARAIAVGCRVLVLDEPTSSLGLDDVRRLFALLERLKAQGHAIVYISHFIEEVKTITDRFVVLRDGRNAGAGSTAGTPNQAIVSLMVGAAPDDLFPRTPRQAGDAILEVTALEPGSATFTLHRGEILGIAGLMGAGRTRLLRRIFGLEPVRSGRIRVGAYSGSAAPPHPWSAGMGLLSEDRKNEGIALSLSVADNLTMTRLDPFGPGVVVLPSRQREASARWISRIDIKCAGPGQAAAELSGGNQQKIAIARLLHHDVDVFILDEPTRGIDVGSKAQIYKLIDGLVAASGDSRPRAVLMVSSYLPELLGLCDRIAVMRRGRLEPPRPAAGLTEHDLMMQATGAAG; this is encoded by the coding sequence GTGACTGTCCCGGCCCTGCGCGAGCGAACCGAGTCGGCGGGATTCGTGATGCGGGGGATCCGCAAGGCGTTCGGCGCCACGCTGGCGCTCGACGGGGTGGACTTCTCCGTCGCGCCCGGAGAGATCTGCGGGCTGGTCGGCCAGAACGGCGCCGGCAAGAGCACGCTGATGGCGATCCTGTCGGGCGCGCTGCAGCCGGACGGCGGCACGATGACGATCGAGGGACGCGCGTACGCGCCGAAGAGCCCGATCGAAGCCCGCCGCGCCGGCGTGGCGATGATTTATCAGGAGCTGTCGCTCGCGCCCCATCTCTCGGTGATGGAGAACATGCTGCTGGGCGTCGAGCCGACGCGCTACGGCCTGATCGATCGGACGCGCATGCGCGCGATGGCCCGCGAGGCGCTCGCGCAGCTCGGTCACGAGGACATCCCGCCCGACGCGACCGTTTCGAGCCTGTCCGTCGCCGCGCAGCAGCTCGTCGAGATCGCGCGGGCGATCGCGGTCGGCTGCCGCGTCCTCGTGCTCGACGAGCCCACCAGCAGTCTCGGGCTGGACGACGTGCGCCGGCTGTTCGCGCTGCTCGAACGGCTCAAGGCCCAGGGGCACGCCATCGTCTACATCTCCCACTTCATCGAGGAGGTGAAGACGATTACCGATCGATTCGTCGTCCTCCGCGACGGCCGCAATGCCGGCGCGGGTTCCACCGCCGGCACGCCGAACCAGGCGATCGTCTCCCTGATGGTGGGCGCCGCCCCCGACGATCTCTTCCCGCGCACGCCGCGGCAGGCGGGCGACGCCATCCTCGAAGTGACCGCGCTCGAGCCGGGCTCGGCGACGTTCACGCTGCATCGCGGCGAGATCCTCGGCATCGCCGGGCTGATGGGCGCCGGGCGCACGCGCCTGCTCCGCCGGATCTTCGGCCTCGAGCCGGTGCGGAGCGGACGCATCCGGGTCGGCGCCTACAGCGGCAGCGCGGCGCCGCCGCACCCGTGGTCGGCGGGCATGGGGCTGCTCAGCGAAGACCGGAAGAACGAAGGGATTGCCCTGTCGCTCAGCGTGGCCGACAACCTGACGATGACGCGGCTGGATCCGTTCGGGCCGGGGGTCGTGGTGCTGCCGTCGCGGCAGCGTGAGGCCTCGGCGCGCTGGATCTCCCGCATCGACATCAAGTGCGCCGGCCCCGGCCAGGCGGCGGCGGAGCTCTCGGGCGGCAACCAGCAGAAGATTGCGATCGCGCGCCTGCTCCATCACGACGTCGACGTCTTCATCCTCGACGAGCCGACGCGCGGCATCGACGTCGGCAGCAAGGCGCAGATCTACAAGCTCATCGACGGCCTCGTCGCGGCCTCCGGAGACAGCCGGCCGCGCGCCGTCCTGATGGTGAGCAGCTATCTCCCCGAGCTGCTCGGTCTCTGCGATCGCATCGCGGTGATGCGCCGCGGCCGCCTCGAGCCGCCGCGGCCCGCCGCCGGTCTCACCGAGCACGACCTGATGATGCAGGCGACCGGAGCCGCCGGATGA
- a CDS encoding substrate-binding domain-containing protein, whose translation MKRMAIALVLLALAACGGTRTGAPADSSTAGSGLTIAVIPKGTSHAFWQSIRAGAERAGRELGATVIWRGPLREDDRDSQVSEVEGFVSRGVSGIVLAPLDESALVQPVAEAGRKKIPVVIFDSGLKGEGYVSFVATDNLKGGRLGGERLAQSLGGKGKVVLLRYAEGHDSTGKREQGFLDAMKANPGIEVVSSNQYVGADVEGAYKRAEAILNTYKKPDGSLGIDGIFAANESSSFALLRVLQDNGWAGKVKFVGFDASPNLVKGLREGGIDGLVVQDPVRMGYTAVQTMVAHLKGQPVEKWIDTGVHVATRENMATAEIKALLEPDLSK comes from the coding sequence ATGAAGAGAATGGCGATTGCACTCGTATTGCTCGCGCTTGCGGCCTGCGGCGGCACCAGGACGGGCGCGCCCGCGGATTCATCGACCGCGGGATCCGGCCTCACCATCGCGGTGATTCCGAAAGGCACCTCGCACGCCTTCTGGCAGAGCATCCGCGCCGGCGCGGAACGCGCCGGCCGGGAGCTGGGCGCCACGGTGATCTGGCGCGGACCGCTGCGCGAGGACGATCGGGATTCGCAGGTGTCGGAGGTCGAGGGGTTCGTCAGCCGCGGCGTGTCGGGCATCGTCCTCGCGCCGCTCGACGAGAGCGCCCTGGTGCAGCCGGTGGCGGAGGCCGGCCGCAAGAAGATCCCGGTCGTGATCTTCGACTCGGGCCTCAAGGGGGAGGGCTACGTCAGCTTCGTGGCGACCGACAATCTCAAAGGCGGACGGCTCGGCGGCGAGCGGCTCGCGCAGTCGCTCGGCGGCAAGGGAAAGGTCGTGCTGCTGCGCTACGCCGAGGGGCACGACAGCACCGGCAAGCGCGAGCAGGGATTCCTCGACGCGATGAAGGCCAATCCGGGGATCGAGGTGGTCAGCTCGAATCAGTACGTCGGCGCCGACGTCGAGGGGGCCTACAAGCGCGCCGAAGCGATCCTCAATACCTACAAGAAGCCGGACGGCTCGCTCGGCATCGACGGCATCTTCGCGGCGAACGAATCCTCGTCGTTCGCGCTGCTCCGCGTGCTGCAGGACAACGGGTGGGCCGGCAAGGTGAAGTTCGTCGGCTTCGACGCCTCGCCGAACCTGGTCAAGGGCCTGCGCGAAGGGGGCATCGACGGCCTGGTCGTGCAGGATCCGGTGCGCATGGGCTATACCGCGGTGCAGACCATGGTCGCGCATCTCAAGGGGCAACCGGTCGAGAAATGGATCGACACCGGCGTCCACGTCGCGACCAGGGAGAACATGGCCACCGCGGAGATCAAAGCGCTGCTCGAACCCGACCTCTCGAAGTGA
- a CDS encoding amidohydrolase family protein: protein MSDAKPSGETIDAHQHYWRYDAAGYPWIDESMAVIRRDFLPRDAKCEMDRAGIGGTIAVQARQTLEETRWLLDLAREHPFVRGVVGWIDLQQDVDAQLAGFAEDRALAGVRHIVQAEPDGFLQRPRFLSGVARLEPAGLAYDILVYARQLPQAIEFARRFPRQRFVLDHLGKPDVRGGEFDGWRQGLRELAALPNVCCKLSGLVTEADWHGWTPGQLRPYLDAALDAFGPDRIMIGSDWPVCLVAATYAEVIALVRDAVDEYSPAEQQRMLGGTAREFWNLGGL from the coding sequence ATGAGCGACGCGAAGCCCTCCGGCGAGACGATCGACGCGCACCAGCATTACTGGCGCTACGACGCGGCCGGGTACCCGTGGATCGACGAGTCGATGGCGGTCATCCGCCGCGATTTCCTTCCGCGCGACGCGAAATGCGAGATGGACCGCGCCGGAATCGGCGGGACGATCGCCGTGCAGGCGCGGCAGACGCTCGAGGAGACCCGGTGGCTGCTGGATCTGGCGCGCGAGCACCCGTTCGTCCGCGGCGTGGTCGGCTGGATCGACCTGCAGCAGGATGTGGATGCGCAGCTGGCCGGATTCGCCGAGGATCGCGCGCTGGCCGGCGTGCGGCACATCGTGCAGGCGGAGCCCGACGGATTCCTGCAGCGGCCGCGGTTTCTGTCCGGCGTGGCGCGGCTCGAGCCGGCGGGGCTCGCCTATGACATCCTCGTCTACGCGCGGCAGCTGCCGCAGGCGATCGAGTTCGCGCGGCGGTTTCCGCGGCAGCGCTTCGTGCTCGATCATCTCGGCAAGCCGGACGTCCGCGGCGGCGAATTCGACGGGTGGCGGCAGGGCCTGCGGGAACTGGCGGCGCTTCCCAACGTATGCTGCAAGCTCTCGGGGCTGGTCACGGAGGCCGACTGGCACGGCTGGACGCCAGGGCAGCTGCGGCCGTATCTCGACGCGGCGCTCGACGCCTTCGGGCCGGATCGGATCATGATCGGGTCCGACTGGCCTGTCTGTCTGGTGGCGGCGACGTATGCGGAAGTGATCGCGCTGGTTCGCGATGCAGTGGACGAGTACTCCCCCGCGGAGCAGCAGCGGATGCTCGGCGGCACGGCGAGAGAGTTCTGGAATCTAGGTGGCCTATGA